A DNA window from Leishmania panamensis strain MHOM/PA/94/PSC-1 chromosome 27 sequence contains the following coding sequences:
- a CDS encoding hypothetical protein (TriTrypDB/GeneDB-style sysID: LpmP.27.0870): MCSTLFLMTQNTELRQECERCCTAAEGDAADDVTYVSGRIELRNIAHVMESWEVNSLTIFKRKYKSEPYFKHLSFVEKSSLLFPQVVLVGSDPQDVLTLQIAGWPPETIHDLFRKKIQVK; encoded by the coding sequence ATGTGCTCCACGTTGTTCCTCATGACGCAAAACACCGAACTGCGGCAAGAGTGCgaacgctgctgcactgctgcagagGGTGACGCGGCTGATGATGTCACCTACGTGTCGGGCCGAATCGAGCTCCGCAATATTGCCCATGTGATGGAATCGTGGGAGGTGAACTCGCTCACCATCTTTAAGCGCAAGTACAAGTCGGAGCCCTACTTCAAGCATCTCTCCTTTGTGGAGAAATCTTCATTGCTGTTTCCGCAAGTAGTACTCGTCGGCAGCGATCCCCAAGATGTATTGACACTCCAAATCGCAGGGTGGCCCCCCGAGACCATCCACGATCTCTTCAGGAAGAAGATTCAAGTGAAGTag